A part of Halobacillus shinanisalinarum genomic DNA contains:
- the kynB gene encoding arylformamidase, translating into MKLIDISMTLNESTPPWPGDEPFRYHLTASMEDTGSVNIGSHKGSNHIGTHVDAPFHYDNDGLKMADLDVHRFYGDALVVNMEGKDVVTKKDLQAFEFEGVSKVLFRSTSWDDRTRFPKKYTVIHEDVGPYLQEQGIDLIGVDTPSVDSETSKTLPAHHSLYNNDILILENIVLDHVAPGTYELMAFPLKMEQADGSPVRAVLRQK; encoded by the coding sequence ATGAAGCTAATTGATATTTCCATGACACTAAATGAATCCACACCGCCTTGGCCTGGTGATGAACCTTTTCGCTATCATTTAACCGCATCAATGGAAGATACCGGCTCAGTCAATATTGGAAGCCATAAAGGAAGCAACCACATTGGCACACATGTCGATGCACCCTTTCATTATGATAACGATGGGTTAAAAATGGCTGATCTTGATGTTCATCGCTTCTACGGTGATGCACTAGTCGTCAATATGGAAGGCAAAGATGTTGTTACAAAGAAAGATTTACAGGCGTTTGAGTTTGAAGGTGTGAGTAAGGTGTTGTTCCGCTCGACTAGCTGGGATGATCGAACACGCTTTCCTAAGAAATATACCGTGATCCATGAGGACGTGGGACCTTATTTACAGGAGCAAGGGATCGATCTGATTGGGGTCGACACACCTTCCGTCGACAGCGAGACAAGTAAAACGTTACCGGCTCACCACTCTCTTTATAATAACGACATCCTGATCCTTGAAAATATTGTTCTTGATCATGTCGCCCCTGGAACATATGAGCTTATGGCCTTCCCGCTTAAGATGGAGCAAGCAGATGGCAGCCCCGTTCGTGCTGTTCTTCGTCAGAAATAA
- a CDS encoding BCCT family transporter translates to MNQKQTGRIDWPVFIISGGALLLFVIFALININWIESFVNTTFAWSVTYFGAFWQLLMLATFFVGIWLAFSKYGKIKMGGIDKPEISLYKWLSIIMATLLAGGGVFWAAAEPMFHFLTVPPYLSQLGIEAGTEAAVNPALAQSFMHWGFLAWAILGTISAVVMMYGHYHKGMPMKPRTLLYPIFGEKIRNNWFGTLIDAFSVIAVAAGTIGPIGFLGLQASYGLQAIFGIPNEFSTQVLIIIAVVLISTISAVTGLYKGIQLLSSFNVRLALGLMIFIVIFGPGGFIIDHFVSSFGVYVNQFIPMSTFRGDSEWLSLWTVFFWGWFIGYGPMMAILVSRISRGRTIRQIIVAISIFAPIISTFWFTILGGSGIFFELQNPGSVSEALNAAGKPAAMFAITEQFPWAAIISPLFLLLTILFVVTTSDSMSYTIAMAVTGEGNPKIWLRVFWSVIMGAIAAILLITGDSGITQLQNFIVVTAVPVSLLLLPMIWLAPRVAKQMAIEQNIKK, encoded by the coding sequence ATGAATCAGAAACAAACAGGAAGAATAGATTGGCCCGTTTTTATAATAAGTGGCGGAGCTTTATTACTATTCGTTATTTTTGCACTTATTAATATTAACTGGATCGAATCATTTGTTAATACTACCTTTGCCTGGTCAGTCACTTATTTTGGGGCATTCTGGCAACTATTGATGCTAGCCACTTTCTTTGTTGGTATCTGGCTGGCATTTTCTAAATACGGAAAGATTAAAATGGGTGGAATTGACAAGCCCGAAATAAGTTTATACAAGTGGTTATCGATCATTATGGCTACTTTATTAGCTGGAGGCGGTGTGTTTTGGGCGGCTGCAGAGCCTATGTTCCATTTTCTAACCGTTCCTCCTTACTTGTCTCAATTAGGAATCGAAGCGGGTACAGAGGCAGCTGTGAATCCAGCATTAGCACAAAGCTTTATGCACTGGGGATTTTTAGCTTGGGCAATACTAGGAACCATTAGTGCGGTCGTTATGATGTATGGTCATTATCATAAAGGCATGCCAATGAAGCCAAGAACGCTTCTTTATCCGATTTTTGGTGAAAAGATACGTAACAATTGGTTCGGGACACTAATCGATGCCTTTTCTGTTATTGCAGTGGCAGCAGGAACGATAGGACCTATTGGTTTTCTTGGTTTGCAAGCAAGTTATGGACTGCAAGCGATATTTGGCATCCCTAACGAGTTTAGCACGCAAGTTTTAATTATCATTGCTGTTGTCTTAATTTCGACAATATCAGCTGTAACTGGCCTGTATAAGGGGATTCAGTTGTTAAGCAGCTTTAACGTTCGTCTTGCTTTAGGCCTGATGATTTTTATCGTGATTTTTGGACCTGGGGGATTCATCATTGATCATTTTGTTTCGTCGTTTGGGGTCTATGTAAATCAGTTTATCCCAATGAGTACATTCCGTGGCGATTCCGAATGGTTATCACTATGGACCGTATTTTTCTGGGGATGGTTCATTGGCTATGGTCCAATGATGGCCATTCTAGTAAGCCGTATCTCACGCGGTCGTACAATTCGGCAAATCATCGTAGCGATTTCCATTTTTGCACCAATCATCTCTACTTTCTGGTTTACGATTCTTGGAGGTTCTGGTATATTCTTTGAACTGCAAAATCCGGGATCAGTCTCTGAGGCATTGAATGCGGCAGGAAAACCCGCAGCTATGTTTGCCATCACCGAGCAATTTCCGTGGGCTGCTATCATTTCACCTTTGTTCTTACTACTAACAATTTTGTTTGTCGTGACTACAAGTGATTCGATGTCTTATACGATTGCAATGGCCGTCACAGGCGAAGGGAATCCGAAAATATGGCTTCGTGTATTCTGGTCTGTCATTATGGGGGCTATTGCGGCGATCCTTCTTATTACGGGGGACAGCGGCATTACACAGTTGCAGAACTTTATTGTCGTCACAGCCGTTCCTGTATCTCTGCTATTGCTGCCAATGATTTGGCTCGCGCCACGTGTTGCTAAACAAATGGCTATCGAACAAAATATAAAGAAATAA
- a CDS encoding transglutaminase family protein has protein sequence MKYQIEHTNTFYYDNSVDQSMNHIRLKPRTDECQRLLSYRTEITPSSLTKEHIDLWGNHVETFFIAHKHDQLTVKTISTVSIQKSPFIRLIHYTDEMQGIFCSDLFHEHYLPYLTETAYTLLYKDQIDEIVAAVGKSDPIQFSLDLMSYINQSIRYDEFATQVDTKAYDSWPLRSGVCQDYAHIMIGVLRAKGIPARYVSGYLYVGEDSALVGDAATHAWVEVMIPGIGWIGLDPTNNVEALENHIRVGTGRDYADVSPLQGVYRGGGQRLDVHVSVTVIGQ, from the coding sequence ATGAAGTACCAAATTGAACATACAAATACGTTTTATTACGACAACTCGGTTGACCAAAGTATGAATCACATCAGACTTAAGCCGAGGACAGATGAGTGTCAAAGACTGTTGTCGTATCGAACGGAAATAACACCTTCCTCGTTAACCAAAGAACATATTGACCTCTGGGGAAATCATGTAGAAACGTTTTTTATAGCCCATAAGCATGATCAGTTAACGGTGAAAACTATTTCTACTGTAAGTATCCAGAAGAGTCCTTTTATCCGTTTGATCCATTATACAGATGAAATGCAGGGGATTTTTTGTTCCGACTTATTTCACGAGCACTATTTACCCTATCTAACCGAAACAGCCTATACCCTTTTATATAAAGATCAAATTGACGAGATTGTAGCGGCTGTAGGGAAATCAGATCCTATTCAATTCTCACTTGACTTGATGTCCTATATTAATCAATCGATCAGGTATGATGAATTTGCGACACAAGTGGACACGAAGGCGTATGATTCATGGCCGTTGAGGTCTGGTGTTTGTCAAGATTACGCCCACATTATGATCGGTGTTTTACGAGCAAAGGGGATCCCGGCCAGGTACGTCAGTGGTTACTTGTATGTTGGAGAAGATTCAGCACTAGTTGGTGACGCAGCCACTCACGCATGGGTAGAAGTGATGATCCCAGGTATCGGCTGGATAGGTCTTGACCCGACGAATAATGTGGAGGCATTAGAGAATCACATTCGTGTTGGAACGGGAAGAGACTATGCTGACGTTAGCCCATTACAAGGAGTATACCGGGGTGGCGGCCAAAGATTAGACGTGCACGTAAGCGTTACGGTTATCGGCCAATAA
- the recQ gene encoding DNA helicase RecQ — MIEQAKNFLQEYYGFTSFRPGQEEAIQHVLQNRNTLAVMPTGGGKSLCYQIPGLTLEGTAIIISPLISLMKDQVDALSSYGIAATYINSSLSFEEQRDRIYDMERGRYQFVYVAPERFDSSSFLSTIKQIKLSLIAFDEAHCISQWGHDFRPSYRSIVQTLYQIPNLPVIMGLTATATQEVIKDIKQLIQVTDESVVNTGFARENLSFRMIKGRDKRDFILEYLEQRPNESGIIYTATRKDADHLQNFLSKKSFSAGKYHAGMTENQRKQVQSDFVQDEITTIIATNAFGMGIDKSNVRYVIHYSMPMNIESYYQEAGRAGRDGEPGDCVLLFSGQDIHLQRFLIDQSMMHEEKKKDEYQKLQSMINYCHTHMCLQQYILDYFADPTHTEPCGKCSNCLYEGEEQDMTKEAQMVLSCVKRMGERFGAGLTAKVLRGSSDQKVLQFKFHKLTTYGILSHYTEKGLTQFINFLTAEGLLSPGEGRYPTLKLTPESVTVLKGEKPVKMLVETTTSEQEIDYDVEKFEALRVLRKELADASSLPPYVIFSDATLKDLTIYLPMNEREMLKMKGVGEQKLEQYGDAFLEKIKPWAEEAESRPKPPASYSQPRKVKKKDPADPRQSHEISFDIWKKEDKTIEEVAEAREMSAQTIENHIFRSIREGEIIDWDVWFNDEQEENVLMEYSKLDEKKLRPLKEVLPEDYSYRLIKAVLVKHGYMK, encoded by the coding sequence ATGATCGAACAAGCTAAAAATTTCTTACAAGAATATTATGGATTCACATCGTTTCGTCCTGGTCAGGAGGAAGCGATTCAACATGTCTTGCAAAATAGAAACACACTGGCTGTGATGCCAACGGGCGGCGGGAAATCGCTCTGTTATCAAATTCCCGGTCTCACGTTAGAAGGCACAGCCATCATTATTTCACCACTCATTTCTCTGATGAAGGATCAAGTAGATGCGCTCTCCTCCTACGGGATTGCTGCTACTTATATTAACAGTTCCCTATCATTTGAAGAGCAGCGTGATCGAATCTATGATATGGAACGCGGTCGCTATCAATTTGTCTATGTGGCCCCTGAACGTTTTGATTCCAGTTCCTTTTTATCAACGATTAAACAGATCAAACTGTCCTTAATTGCTTTTGACGAAGCCCATTGTATCTCGCAATGGGGGCATGACTTTAGGCCAAGCTATCGTTCAATTGTTCAGACACTTTATCAGATCCCGAACCTCCCTGTCATTATGGGATTAACGGCTACGGCTACCCAAGAAGTGATCAAAGATATTAAGCAGCTGATTCAAGTGACAGATGAATCTGTTGTGAATACAGGTTTCGCGCGTGAAAACTTATCTTTTCGTATGATAAAAGGACGGGATAAGCGTGATTTTATCCTCGAATACTTAGAACAGCGGCCCAATGAGTCTGGGATTATTTACACTGCTACACGAAAAGATGCTGATCACTTGCAAAACTTCCTGTCTAAAAAGAGCTTCTCTGCGGGGAAGTACCATGCTGGGATGACCGAAAATCAGCGTAAGCAAGTGCAAAGTGATTTTGTCCAGGATGAAATTACAACGATTATTGCTACAAACGCTTTCGGTATGGGGATTGATAAATCGAATGTCCGCTACGTCATCCATTACTCGATGCCGATGAATATTGAATCCTATTATCAGGAAGCGGGCCGTGCCGGGCGAGATGGTGAACCGGGCGACTGTGTGCTGCTTTTTTCTGGACAGGATATTCACCTGCAGCGCTTTTTAATCGACCAATCGATGATGCATGAAGAGAAGAAGAAGGACGAATATCAAAAGCTGCAATCGATGATCAATTACTGTCATACGCATATGTGCCTCCAGCAGTATATTCTTGACTATTTTGCCGACCCTACTCACACCGAACCATGCGGTAAATGCTCTAACTGCCTGTATGAAGGGGAAGAGCAAGACATGACAAAGGAAGCGCAAATGGTGCTATCCTGTGTTAAACGAATGGGTGAACGATTTGGGGCAGGGTTAACGGCCAAAGTGCTTCGCGGCTCTTCTGATCAAAAGGTATTACAATTTAAATTTCATAAGCTGACAACGTATGGAATTTTATCTCATTATACAGAAAAAGGGCTCACGCAATTTATTAACTTCTTAACGGCAGAAGGCTTGTTAAGTCCCGGCGAAGGAAGGTATCCTACATTAAAACTCACACCCGAATCTGTCACCGTTCTTAAAGGGGAAAAGCCTGTAAAAATGCTTGTAGAAACAACAACATCAGAGCAAGAAATCGACTATGATGTAGAAAAATTCGAAGCACTTCGCGTGTTGCGAAAGGAATTGGCTGATGCTTCCAGCCTGCCTCCTTACGTTATTTTTTCAGATGCTACGTTAAAGGATTTGACGATCTACCTTCCTATGAACGAAAGAGAGATGCTGAAAATGAAGGGGGTTGGTGAACAAAAGCTTGAGCAATACGGAGACGCCTTTCTCGAGAAAATTAAGCCATGGGCTGAGGAAGCAGAATCACGACCCAAGCCACCTGCTTCCTATTCCCAACCAAGAAAAGTTAAAAAAAAGGACCCTGCCGACCCGAGACAGAGCCATGAGATCTCTTTTGATATCTGGAAGAAGGAAGACAAAACCATTGAGGAAGTTGCGGAAGCTAGGGAAATGAGTGCACAGACGATTGAAAATCATATCTTCCGATCAATTAGAGAGGGCGAAATAATAGATTGGGATGTATGGTTTAATGATGAACAGGAAGAAAATGTTTTAATGGAATATAGTAAATTAGATGAGAAAAAATTGAGACCGCTCAAGGAAGTTCTCCCTGAAGATTACTCCTATCGGCTCATTAAAGCTGTACTTGTTAAACATGGCTATATGAAATAG
- a CDS encoding NADP-dependent oxidoreductase produces the protein MKAIVIEQYGGKEQLIEQEAPTPEIQQDQVLVELHATSINPIDWKLREGYLQGKLDFEFPIILGWDAAGVVKKIGSEVKNFKEGDRVFARPETTRNGTYAQYAAIDEDLLAYLPDSISYGEAAAVPLAGLTAWQCLVDFANIKEGDKVLIHAGSGGVGHFAIQIAKSFGATVAATASVRNQHWVEDLGVDHFIDYKQEEFSELLSDYDIVLDTMGGDIQEKSFKVLKKGGRLPSIVQPPDEEMAESYGVQTGFVWLEPNGAKLSKLADMMVSGEVKPVIGHQFDFSEQGLKNAHELSETHHAKGKIVISI, from the coding sequence ATGAAAGCAATTGTAATAGAACAGTATGGTGGGAAGGAACAATTGATAGAACAAGAGGCGCCTACCCCAGAAATACAGCAAGATCAAGTGTTAGTTGAACTTCATGCAACATCGATTAACCCGATAGATTGGAAGTTAAGAGAAGGATATTTACAGGGAAAATTGGATTTTGAATTCCCGATTATCCTAGGATGGGATGCAGCAGGAGTCGTGAAGAAAATAGGGAGTGAAGTAAAAAACTTTAAAGAAGGTGACAGGGTATTTGCTCGTCCTGAGACAACGAGAAACGGAACCTATGCGCAGTACGCAGCCATTGATGAAGACTTGCTGGCCTACCTTCCCGATTCGATATCATATGGGGAGGCGGCAGCTGTTCCTCTTGCAGGATTAACAGCCTGGCAATGCCTTGTTGATTTTGCCAATATAAAAGAAGGCGATAAGGTTCTCATTCATGCAGGATCTGGAGGTGTCGGCCACTTTGCCATTCAAATTGCCAAATCTTTTGGAGCCACAGTTGCTGCAACCGCTAGCGTCCGTAATCAACATTGGGTAGAAGACCTTGGTGTCGATCACTTTATCGATTATAAACAAGAGGAATTCTCAGAACTACTGAGCGATTATGACATCGTCCTCGATACAATGGGCGGCGACATTCAGGAAAAAAGCTTTAAGGTGCTGAAAAAAGGTGGACGATTGCCATCAATTGTCCAGCCGCCAGATGAAGAAATGGCAGAGTCATATGGCGTGCAGACTGGCTTTGTTTGGCTTGAGCCGAATGGAGCTAAGTTAAGCAAGCTTGCCGACATGATGGTGAGTGGGGAAGTGAAACCTGTTATTGGCCATCAATTTGACTTTAGTGAACAAGGATTGAAGAACGCACATGAGTTAAGCGAGACCCATCATGCTAAAGGAAAGATTGTTATTTCTATTTAA
- a CDS encoding circularly permuted type 2 ATP-grasp protein — translation MLKNYQTGMFFDEMMETDGKPKQHYKYFYDLVSDFSKDELREKHDTAQLSFLRQGITFTVYNDTGGMERTMPFDFVPVIIPDKQWTKIERGMKQRMKALNCFLEDIYNRQEIVNDGIIPEVLIRHNPYYYKQVTGVEIPLNNHIFLAGIDLIRDENGDYLVLEDNLRNPSGMSYVFQNRYVMRQVYPELFFQHSIQTLEHQFKDLHGALVSHVPANSMNPEAPTAVLLTPGMYNSAYYDHVFLAQQIGIELVEGRDLVVEDNKVYMKTIRGLKRIDIIYRRIDDDFLDPESFRPDSTLGVKGLMRAYHKGNVAILNGIGNGIADDKAMYAYVPDMIRYYLDEDPILSNVNTYFLRDPEQLEYVLENIETLVVKNVSASGGYDMLIGPHAREEEINEFRKKIVETPSQYIAQPAIKLSRAPAYQQGRFYPCHVDLRVFVMNGSSTHVVPGGLSRVALKEGSLVVNSSQGGGGKDTWILSEGDDVHA, via the coding sequence GTGCTGAAAAATTATCAGACAGGTATGTTCTTTGATGAAATGATGGAGACAGACGGAAAACCTAAACAGCATTATAAATATTTCTATGACTTAGTCAGCGATTTCTCAAAGGATGAATTACGCGAAAAGCATGATACGGCTCAACTAAGCTTTCTTAGACAAGGGATCACGTTTACTGTATATAACGATACGGGTGGGATGGAACGTACGATGCCGTTTGACTTTGTACCTGTGATTATCCCTGACAAGCAATGGACAAAGATTGAGCGTGGGATGAAGCAGCGGATGAAGGCATTAAACTGTTTTTTAGAGGATATATATAATAGGCAGGAGATTGTCAACGACGGCATCATTCCAGAGGTTCTCATTCGCCACAATCCCTATTATTATAAACAAGTTACTGGGGTTGAAATTCCTTTAAATAATCATATTTTTCTGGCAGGAATAGACTTGATTCGTGACGAAAATGGGGATTATCTTGTGTTGGAAGATAATCTCCGTAATCCTTCAGGGATGTCTTATGTTTTTCAAAACAGGTATGTGATGCGTCAAGTCTATCCAGAACTGTTTTTTCAACATTCCATTCAAACACTTGAGCATCAATTTAAGGACCTTCACGGTGCATTGGTTAGTCATGTGCCAGCAAACTCAATGAATCCTGAGGCACCAACAGCTGTTCTATTGACCCCAGGCATGTATAATTCGGCTTACTATGACCACGTCTTCCTTGCCCAGCAGATAGGTATTGAACTAGTAGAGGGAAGGGATTTAGTTGTTGAGGATAACAAGGTGTATATGAAAACGATTCGAGGACTGAAGCGTATCGATATTATATATAGAAGAATTGATGATGATTTTCTTGATCCTGAGAGTTTCAGACCTGATTCAACCTTAGGGGTAAAGGGTTTGATGAGGGCATATCATAAGGGAAATGTGGCGATTTTAAATGGGATTGGCAATGGGATTGCGGATGATAAGGCGATGTATGCTTATGTTCCAGACATGATCCGTTACTATTTAGATGAAGATCCTATCTTATCAAACGTTAACACGTATTTCTTAAGAGATCCTGAACAGCTTGAATATGTGCTTGAAAATATTGAGACACTCGTCGTGAAAAATGTGAGCGCATCAGGTGGATATGACATGTTAATCGGACCACATGCAAGGGAAGAGGAGATCAATGAATTTAGGAAAAAAATTGTTGAAACACCCAGTCAATACATTGCTCAGCCTGCGATTAAACTTTCGCGGGCGCCTGCTTATCAACAGGGAAGGTTTTATCCTTGTCATGTTGATTTGCGTGTTTTTGTCATGAATGGTTCTAGCACACATGTGGTACCTGGCGGGTTATCCCGAGTGGCCTTGAAGGAAGGGTCGCTCGTTGTGAATTCATCACAGGGTGGTGGAGGAAAGGATACTTGGATCTTATCAGAGGGAGATGATGTTCATGCTTAG
- a CDS encoding alpha-E domain-containing protein, translated as MLSRVAEALYWMARNIERSENNARILSVQLIHMLESSDQQVLDRDWEEVLDICASKEEYYGRYGRLNRDTIIQYLTVSPLNMNSISNCITYARNGAKATRDMLPDDLWHVINGFYLEQKNKENTPIMPQHTQEYLKHVIHTSLAGQGIVESMMTRGVPYTFIKVGKWLERAEKTARILNVICEKSMREKGNSETESYYYWLTALQIVNGYDAYIKEYPPTMDPKNVLPFLIENGNFPRSIRYCMDHVLEAVHNLESGKVSHYSERLFQKLSAIQKELKNTDISGLGMDELMVFLDRFQNHCHEISVLFSETYYLVEPVHSVR; from the coding sequence ATGCTTAGTCGTGTAGCGGAAGCTCTTTACTGGATGGCCCGTAATATCGAGCGTTCAGAGAACAATGCTAGAATATTAAGTGTTCAACTCATCCATATGCTGGAATCCTCTGATCAACAAGTATTAGATAGGGACTGGGAAGAGGTGCTTGATATATGTGCATCGAAAGAAGAGTATTATGGCAGGTATGGACGATTAAACAGGGATACGATCATTCAATATTTAACAGTGAGTCCCTTGAATATGAATTCAATAAGTAATTGTATAACATATGCCCGGAATGGTGCTAAAGCTACTCGAGATATGCTTCCTGACGATTTGTGGCATGTGATCAATGGTTTTTATTTAGAGCAAAAGAATAAAGAGAATACTCCTATTATGCCACAGCATACACAGGAGTATTTAAAACATGTAATCCATACGTCGTTGGCTGGACAAGGGATCGTTGAATCCATGATGACGAGAGGGGTCCCCTATACCTTTATAAAGGTGGGGAAGTGGCTTGAGCGGGCGGAGAAAACTGCCCGGATTTTAAATGTAATTTGTGAAAAGTCAATGAGGGAAAAGGGCAATTCTGAGACAGAAAGTTATTACTATTGGTTGACAGCTCTTCAAATCGTGAATGGCTATGATGCCTATATTAAAGAGTATCCGCCAACAATGGATCCCAAAAACGTGCTCCCTTTTTTAATAGAAAATGGGAATTTCCCAAGGTCGATTCGTTATTGTATGGATCACGTACTAGAAGCAGTTCATAATTTAGAATCAGGCAAGGTCTCTCATTATTCAGAAAGGCTGTTTCAGAAGCTTTCTGCCATTCAAAAGGAATTAAAGAACACGGACATTTCTGGATTGGGTATGGACGAACTCATGGTCTTCTTGGATAGATTTCAAAATCATTGTCATGAGATAAGTGTACTATTTTCTGAAACATATTATTTAGTGGAACCTGTTCACTCAGTGAGATGA
- the kynU gene encoding kynureninase: MVRLTKEVAMKLDQEDPLQPYKQEFHLPENAYYMDGNSLGLLSKRAEQALLTSLQDWKQLGINGWTEGKEPWFYLSEKLGAKTAPLIGAKSEEVINTGSITTNLHQLLATFYKPEGKKTKIVADELNFPSDIYALKSQLELHGYDPSEHLVQVKSADGYTLSEDSIIEAFDEEIALVMLPSVLYRSGQLLNIEKITKAAKDRGITVGFDLAHSIGAMPHKLHDWGVDFAVWCTYKYLNSGPGGVGGLFVHEKHLGRKPGLAGWFSSNKDKQFDMDHDLTPADSAGAFQMGTPHILSSSPLLGSLDIFQEAGIEQVRKKSLKQTRFMMNFIKEELAPFGFTIANPGDDERRGGHVSLIHEEAASICKALKQSHVIPDFRSPNVIRLAPIALYTSYTDLYEVMMILEDIVKQGKQKQFKNERDTIA; encoded by the coding sequence ATGGTACGTCTAACAAAAGAAGTCGCAATGAAACTTGATCAAGAGGATCCATTACAACCATATAAACAGGAGTTCCATTTACCTGAGAATGCATATTATATGGACGGAAATTCACTCGGCCTTTTATCTAAGCGGGCTGAACAAGCCTTACTCACTTCGCTTCAGGATTGGAAACAACTCGGGATTAATGGCTGGACGGAAGGTAAGGAACCATGGTTTTACCTATCAGAAAAACTCGGGGCGAAAACCGCTCCCTTAATCGGTGCAAAAAGCGAGGAAGTTATTAACACGGGGTCAATCACAACAAATCTACATCAACTGCTGGCTACTTTTTATAAACCTGAAGGAAAGAAGACTAAAATTGTGGCAGACGAACTGAACTTTCCATCTGATATTTATGCACTAAAGAGTCAGCTTGAGCTTCATGGCTATGACCCTTCTGAACACCTCGTTCAAGTAAAAAGTGCGGATGGTTATACCTTATCAGAAGACTCAATCATCGAGGCTTTTGATGAGGAGATTGCTCTTGTCATGCTGCCGTCTGTTCTTTATCGAAGCGGGCAGTTACTCAATATTGAAAAAATTACGAAAGCTGCCAAAGACCGTGGGATTACCGTTGGCTTTGACCTCGCTCACTCTATTGGTGCCATGCCCCACAAGCTCCATGATTGGGGGGTAGATTTTGCCGTATGGTGTACATACAAATATTTGAACAGCGGTCCTGGCGGTGTCGGGGGATTATTTGTGCATGAGAAGCATCTCGGCAGAAAACCAGGCCTCGCCGGTTGGTTCAGTTCTAATAAAGATAAGCAATTCGATATGGATCATGATCTCACACCTGCAGATAGTGCTGGCGCTTTCCAAATGGGCACACCACATATTTTAAGCTCATCCCCGTTACTTGGCTCACTGGACATTTTTCAAGAAGCAGGAATCGAACAAGTGCGTAAAAAATCATTAAAGCAGACTCGCTTCATGATGAATTTTATTAAAGAGGAATTAGCTCCATTCGGATTTACCATAGCTAATCCTGGCGATGATGAGCGGCGCGGTGGGCATGTGAGCTTAATTCATGAAGAAGCGGCAAGCATTTGTAAAGCTCTGAAGCAATCGCACGTCATACCTGATTTCCGCTCGCCCAACGTCATTCGTCTTGCACCTATAGCTCTTTACACTTCCTATACAGACCTATATGAAGTTATGATGATACTTGAGGATATTGTAAAACAAGGAAAACAGAAACAGTTTAAAAATGAGAGAGATACGATAGCCTAA